The nucleotide window TCAAGCGGTAACGGCCTATGATGGATAGAATCGCTCTGCAACCTCTCCCAGGCCGCCGAAAAAATATCGTGCCATTCGCCGGGCTTCATATCCGGATGCATAGGCGGCGCGCCGTTGGCACCATCGCGCAACATATCGAGTTTGTGGGCAAACTCATGAATAACAACATTACTGGCTTTTCCATGACGAGCATGAGGCCCTGTTTGACATACCGACTGCCAGGAGAGAATTAACGGACCACGCAGCCATGCTTCACCGCTTAACCCAGGGCTTTGAGGGTGAACAACGCCGTCGTCGCTACGATACGGACGATTAGGAACAAAGTCCCCTTCGTAAAGAATAATGCTATATAAATGATCGTACCAATCTAACCCAAGGTGCAGAACAGGTACGCAGGCCATGGTCGCTATTTTTAAACACATCGCATCGGTGAACTGAAAATCCCCGCCTGATGCAAAGTTTTTACGAACCAGAAAACGGAAGCTCATATCTCGCAGAGCATCGCGCTCCGCCCCTTGATAACGCGCCATTACCGGCCAGTCTGCTACCGCTGACTCCCACTCACTTTCTGTGAACCCCATTTTTCTAATGCGTCTGTTCTCAAACCAATTGCGTAATCGCTTAAACATGGCATTTCCAGGTTATGGGGGGCGGTAATATGAGAAATTTAATTCTCATATTTCAATGCGCTCTACGCAGACAGAAGATTAAACAAAATAACAATAATTCCAGCTATTACAAAAAACGGTAAAAGTGATTTTATAATTTTTTTCATTTCAGATAGAAACCTCTCAAATTATGAAACATAAAAAACACTAGTTGCTTAGGTTTTGCGAAGTTGCCCTCACATGATGTTTTATCTGTATAGAATAACTCAGAGCGCGCTTGTTCTGGCCTAATCTGCACTCCTTTTCCTGAGAAATAGTGCAACTTCTTTGTGATGCTCTGGAGGCATGCTCTACCTTCTAT belongs to Idiomarina sp. PL1-037 and includes:
- a CDS encoding zinc-dependent peptidase, giving the protein MFKRLRNWFENRRIRKMGFTESEWESAVADWPVMARYQGAERDALRDMSFRFLVRKNFASGGDFQFTDAMCLKIATMACVPVLHLGLDWYDHLYSIILYEGDFVPNRPYRSDDGVVHPQSPGLSGEAWLRGPLILSWQSVCQTGPHARHGKASNVVIHEFAHKLDMLRDGANGAPPMHPDMKPGEWHDIFSAAWERLQSDSIHHRPLPLDGYSLTSPAEFFAVCSETFFEDPQNMKEHMPEVYRLLCQFYRQRPC